In Streptomyces sp. SN-593, a single genomic region encodes these proteins:
- a CDS encoding exodeoxyribonuclease VII small subunit, producing the protein MADQEPSAVLGYEQARDELVDVVRRLEAGGATLEESLALWERGEELAKVCRRWLEGARARLDAALAAEEAEEADGPAPE; encoded by the coding sequence ATGGCTGACCAGGAACCCAGCGCCGTACTCGGCTACGAACAGGCACGCGACGAGCTCGTGGACGTGGTGCGCCGCCTGGAGGCGGGCGGCGCCACCTTGGAGGAGTCGCTCGCCCTGTGGGAGCGGGGCGAGGAGCTGGCCAAGGTCTGCCGGCGCTGGCTGGAGGGCGCCCGGGCCCGGCTGGACGCGGCTCTGGCGGCCGAGGAGGCCGAGGAGGCGGACGGGCCGGCCCCCGAGTAG
- the xseA gene encoding exodeoxyribonuclease VII large subunit — MALNTSAEAPIPVGEVSRLIGGWIDRLGAVWVEGQITQLSRRPGAGVVFLTLRDPSHDTSISVTCYRAVYEQVADVVGEGARVVVHARPEWYGPRGTLSLRAAEIRPVGMGELLARLEQLKKALAAEGLFAADRKRPLPFLPGLIGLVTGRASAAERDVRENARLRWPAVRFEVRNVPVQGATAVPRVIEAVQQLDAHPEVDVIVVARGGGSVEDLLPFSDERLVRAVAACGTPVVSAIGHEPDTPLLDLVADLRASTPTDAAKRIVPDVREELARVRLVRDRALRVLRGILDREERGLEAALSRPALAAPYRMVEQRETEVADRLDRARRTLGHLLDRADADLTHTLARVVALSPAATLRRGYAVLQREDGAAVRAPAEVAAGETLRARVAEGDFTVRVEPPDGPGPAPA; from the coding sequence ATGGCTCTGAACACCTCGGCGGAAGCGCCGATTCCGGTCGGCGAGGTGTCGCGGCTGATCGGCGGGTGGATCGACCGGCTCGGCGCGGTGTGGGTGGAGGGCCAGATCACGCAGCTCTCCCGCCGCCCGGGCGCCGGCGTGGTGTTCCTGACGCTGCGCGACCCCTCGCACGACACCTCGATCTCCGTGACCTGCTACCGCGCGGTGTACGAACAGGTGGCCGACGTGGTCGGCGAGGGCGCGCGGGTCGTGGTGCACGCCCGGCCGGAGTGGTACGGGCCGCGCGGCACGCTGTCGTTGCGGGCGGCCGAGATCCGGCCGGTCGGGATGGGCGAACTGCTGGCGCGGCTGGAGCAGTTGAAGAAGGCGCTGGCGGCCGAGGGGCTCTTCGCGGCGGACCGCAAGCGGCCGCTGCCGTTCCTGCCCGGGCTGATCGGCCTGGTCACCGGGCGCGCGTCGGCCGCCGAGCGGGACGTGCGGGAGAACGCGCGGCTGCGCTGGCCCGCGGTGCGCTTCGAGGTGCGCAACGTGCCAGTGCAGGGCGCGACCGCGGTCCCCCGGGTGATCGAGGCGGTGCAGCAGCTCGACGCCCACCCGGAGGTGGACGTCATCGTGGTGGCCCGCGGCGGCGGCAGCGTCGAGGACCTGCTGCCCTTCTCCGACGAGCGGCTGGTGCGGGCGGTCGCGGCGTGCGGCACCCCGGTGGTCTCCGCGATCGGGCACGAGCCGGACACGCCGCTGCTCGACCTGGTCGCCGACCTGCGCGCGTCCACCCCGACCGACGCCGCCAAGCGGATCGTGCCGGACGTGCGGGAGGAGCTGGCCCGCGTCCGGCTGGTACGGGACCGGGCGCTGCGGGTGCTGCGCGGCATCCTCGACCGGGAGGAGCGGGGCCTGGAGGCGGCGCTCAGCCGTCCGGCGCTCGCGGCGCCGTACCGCATGGTCGAGCAGCGCGAGACGGAGGTCGCCGACCGGCTGGACCGGGCCCGGCGCACCCTGGGGCACCTGCTCGACCGGGCCGACGCCGACCTGACGCACACCCTCGCCCGGGTGGTCGCCCTCTCCCCCGCGGCCACCCTGCGCCGCGGGTACGCGGTCCTCCAGCGGGAGGACGGCGCGGCGGTCCGCGCCCCCGCCGAGGTCGCCGCGGGCGAGACCCTGCGCGCACGCGTGGCGGAGGGCGACTTCACGGTCCGCGTGGAGCCGCCCGACGGCCCCGGCCCCGCACCCGCGTAG
- a CDS encoding WhiB family transcriptional regulator gives MLQPIEPAPDPTLPLGHPRDLGGPWHSEAACRSDEAGLFFAPSKEPTAARLSREEAAKRVCARCPVMLECREHAILQPEPYGVWGGMTAAERRVVLARRRRREVELQHAAPRIAAAG, from the coding sequence GTGCTTCAACCGATCGAGCCCGCCCCGGACCCCACGCTCCCGCTCGGACATCCGCGGGACCTCGGTGGCCCCTGGCACTCGGAGGCCGCCTGCCGCAGCGACGAGGCGGGGCTGTTCTTCGCGCCGTCGAAGGAGCCGACGGCGGCACGGCTGTCGCGCGAGGAGGCCGCCAAGCGCGTCTGCGCGCGTTGCCCGGTGATGCTCGAATGCCGCGAACACGCCATTCTCCAGCCGGAGCCGTACGGCGTGTGGGGCGGCATGACGGCGGCCGAGCGGCGCGTGGTGCTCGCCCGGCGACGGCGCCGCGAGGTCGAGCTCCAGCACGCCGCCCCCCGTATCGCCGCCGCCGGCTGA
- the ychF gene encoding redox-regulated ATPase YchF, producing MSLSIGIVGLPNVGKSTLFNALTKNDVLAANYPFATIEPNVGVVGVPDPRLDKLAEIFASARILPATVDFVDIAGIVRGASEGEGLGNKFLANIRESDAICQVIRAFKDENVVHVDGKVSPRDDIETINTELILADLQSVEKAIPRLTKESRMQKDKAKVLAAAEAAQAILAAGDTLFAHGITKGTEQGVLLHELHLLTTKPFLYVFNVDEDELTDEAFKEEQRALIAPAEAIFLNAKLEADLAELDDAEALELLQSVGQEEPGLATLARVGFNTLGLQTYLTAGPKESRAWTIKRGATAPEAAGVIHTDFQKGFIKAEVISFDDLVATGSVAEARAKGKARMEGKDYVMQDGDVVEFRFNV from the coding sequence GTGTCGCTCTCCATCGGAATCGTCGGCCTGCCCAATGTCGGCAAGTCGACGCTCTTCAACGCCCTGACCAAGAACGACGTGCTGGCGGCCAACTACCCGTTCGCCACCATCGAGCCGAACGTCGGCGTGGTCGGGGTGCCCGACCCCCGGCTGGACAAGCTCGCCGAGATCTTCGCGTCGGCCCGGATACTGCCCGCGACGGTGGACTTCGTGGACATCGCCGGCATCGTGCGCGGCGCGTCCGAGGGCGAGGGCCTGGGCAACAAGTTCCTCGCGAACATCCGCGAGTCCGACGCCATCTGCCAGGTCATCCGCGCCTTCAAGGACGAGAACGTGGTCCACGTGGACGGCAAGGTCTCGCCCCGGGACGACATCGAGACGATCAACACCGAGCTGATCCTCGCCGACCTGCAGTCCGTGGAGAAGGCGATCCCGCGCCTGACCAAGGAATCGCGGATGCAGAAGGACAAGGCGAAGGTGCTGGCCGCGGCCGAGGCCGCGCAGGCGATCCTGGCCGCCGGCGACACCCTCTTCGCGCACGGCATCACCAAGGGCACCGAGCAGGGCGTCCTCCTGCACGAGCTGCACCTGCTCACCACGAAGCCCTTCCTCTACGTGTTCAACGTCGACGAGGACGAGCTGACCGACGAGGCGTTCAAGGAGGAGCAGCGCGCGCTGATCGCGCCGGCCGAGGCGATCTTCCTGAACGCCAAGCTGGAGGCGGACCTGGCGGAACTCGACGACGCGGAGGCCCTCGAACTCCTCCAGTCCGTCGGCCAGGAGGAGCCCGGGCTCGCCACGCTCGCGCGGGTCGGCTTCAACACCCTGGGGCTCCAGACGTACCTCACGGCGGGCCCCAAGGAGTCCCGCGCGTGGACGATCAAGCGGGGGGCCACGGCCCCGGAGGCCGCGGGGGTCATCCACACGGACTTCCAGAAGGGCTTCATCAAGGCCGAGGTGATCTCCTTCGACGACCTGGTGGCCACCGGCTCCGTCGCCGAGGCCCGCGCGAAGGGCAAGGCCCGCATGGAGGGCAAGGACTACGTCATGCAAGACGGCGACGTGGTCGAGTTCCGCTTCAACGTGTAA
- a CDS encoding DUF1707 SHOCT-like domain-containing protein: MDESPLQKPSPPVGTPAQVSVEKSPRTPAETSGAPAAAPVPQSAESALRASDADRDRIADILREALAEGRLDAEEHSERLDRVYAAKTVGELEPLVRDLPAGSAAAPSPASAARAYAGEPAGENPTLVGVLSGTERKGRWRVGNRITAVAVMGGVEIDLTEATFTAPELVIHCTAVMGGVSIKVPENVTLHGSGVIGIMGGADVRAFEAPDPRAPSVRVVGVAFWGGVEAKAKRGKKVVDWAKKRLQG; the protein is encoded by the coding sequence GTGGACGAATCGCCGCTCCAGAAGCCCTCGCCGCCCGTCGGGACTCCCGCGCAGGTCTCCGTGGAGAAGTCCCCGCGGACGCCTGCGGAGACCTCCGGCGCTCCCGCCGCCGCCCCCGTGCCCCAGAGCGCGGAGAGCGCGCTGCGGGCCTCGGACGCCGACCGGGACCGCATCGCCGACATCCTGCGCGAGGCCCTGGCCGAGGGCCGGCTCGACGCGGAGGAGCACTCCGAGCGGCTGGACCGGGTCTACGCCGCCAAGACCGTCGGCGAACTGGAGCCGCTGGTACGGGACCTGCCCGCCGGCAGCGCCGCCGCGCCGTCCCCCGCGTCAGCGGCGCGCGCGTACGCCGGCGAGCCCGCCGGCGAGAACCCCACCCTCGTCGGGGTCCTCAGCGGGACCGAGCGCAAGGGGCGCTGGCGGGTCGGCAACCGGATCACCGCGGTCGCGGTCATGGGCGGCGTGGAGATCGACCTGACCGAGGCGACCTTCACGGCGCCCGAACTGGTCATCCACTGCACCGCGGTCATGGGCGGCGTGAGCATCAAGGTGCCGGAGAACGTGACGCTGCACGGCAGCGGTGTGATCGGCATCATGGGCGGCGCCGACGTACGGGCCTTCGAGGCGCCGGACCCGCGGGCGCCGTCGGTGCGGGTCGTCGGCGTCGCCTTCTGGGGCGGGGTCGAGGCCAAGGCCAAGCGCGGCAAGAAGGTCGTCGACTGGGCGAAGAAGCGGCTCCAGGGCTGA
- a CDS encoding DUF4245 domain-containing protein: MAADKRGGNKTVRDLILSMLVLGVAVYLIYLFIPHDSKATPVKTESVGYTVELQQARRDAPYPVAGPTGLGSKWSATSVTYSGSDRKNVTWHIGFVDPDQQYVALEQTNGDAAEFITQVTINGHRDAGRTLPVDGVAWQYYTGGRYDALVHEEGGVTTVVLGTAPDAQLQRFAATLTS; the protein is encoded by the coding sequence GTGGCAGCGGACAAGCGTGGTGGCAACAAGACGGTGCGGGACCTGATCCTGTCGATGCTGGTACTCGGCGTCGCGGTCTACCTGATCTACCTGTTCATCCCGCACGACTCCAAGGCGACGCCGGTCAAGACCGAGAGCGTCGGGTACACCGTGGAACTCCAGCAGGCCAGGCGGGACGCGCCCTACCCGGTGGCCGGACCCACCGGGCTCGGTTCGAAGTGGAGCGCCACCTCCGTGACGTACTCCGGGAGCGACCGCAAGAACGTCACCTGGCACATCGGCTTCGTCGACCCGGACCAGCAGTACGTCGCCCTGGAGCAGACCAACGGCGACGCGGCCGAGTTCATCACGCAGGTGACCATCAACGGCCACCGCGACGCCGGGCGCACGCTCCCCGTCGACGGCGTGGCCTGGCAGTACTACACCGGCGGCCGCTACGACGCCCTCGTCCACGAGGAGGGCGGGGTGACCACGGTGGTGCTCGGCACCGCGCCCGACGCGCAGCTCCAGCGTTTCGCCGCGACCCTGACGTCGTAG
- a CDS encoding DUF6542 domain-containing protein: MEQHTARTSITARTVPTAPASPPPAAPASPPAASARARADAPARARAAQAGSRTRAQAQGQAARAAQAQAARTQADTRASTRVRSAQAQARASQAQARAAAPPARATSPRVRRPGGALAVAADRLRALPRPRARLTGLGTGALTTVVTVLAGAADSLLFDGPGVFFGLVFVAVCVAAAVYVRPYDLVAAPVAAPIAFAVGITLTADGGDGGLVGRVVGVFTGLALMTGWLYTGTVLAAAIVAVRALRQPSRRRRSRRCSATPRGRSPR, translated from the coding sequence GTGGAGCAACACACAGCGCGTACGAGCATCACCGCCCGGACCGTCCCCACCGCGCCTGCGTCCCCACCGCCGGCGGCCCCCGCGTCACCGCCGGCGGCCTCGGCGCGGGCACGGGCCGACGCCCCCGCCAGGGCCCGGGCCGCCCAGGCCGGCAGCCGCACCAGGGCCCAGGCACAAGGCCAAGCCGCCCGGGCCGCCCAGGCACAGGCCGCCCGGACCCAGGCCGACACCCGCGCCAGCACCCGTGTCAGGTCCGCCCAGGCCCAGGCGCGGGCCTCCCAGGCCCAGGCGCGCGCCGCCGCCCCGCCCGCCCGCGCCACGTCACCGCGAGTGCGCCGCCCGGGCGGCGCACTCGCGGTGGCCGCCGACCGACTGCGCGCCCTGCCCCGCCCCCGCGCGCGCCTGACCGGCCTCGGCACCGGCGCCCTGACCACCGTCGTGACGGTGCTCGCCGGGGCCGCCGACTCCCTGCTCTTCGACGGCCCCGGCGTCTTCTTCGGGCTGGTGTTCGTGGCCGTGTGCGTGGCCGCCGCGGTGTACGTGCGGCCCTACGACCTGGTGGCGGCCCCGGTCGCCGCACCCATCGCGTTCGCGGTGGGCATCACCCTGACGGCCGACGGCGGCGACGGCGGTCTGGTGGGGCGCGTGGTCGGGGTCTTCACCGGCCTGGCCCTGATGACCGGCTGGCTCTACACCGGTACGGTGCTGGCCGCCGCGATCGTGGCGGTCAGAGCTTTGCGGCAGCCATCGCGGCGCCGACGATCCCGGCGTTGTTCTGCAACTCCGCGGGGACGATCTCCGCGCTGA
- the glpX gene encoding class II fructose-bisphosphatase, translating into MTEQHLPPQLEVSPEAPDRNLALELVRVTEAAALASARWVGRGDKNGADGAAVRAMRTLVHTVSMNGVVVIGEGEKDEAPMLYNGERIGDGTGPECDVAVDPVDGTTLTAKGMPNAVSVLAAADRGTMYDPSAVFYMDKLVAGPEAAEFVDITAPPAVNIRRVAKAKGVAVENVTVVVLDRPRHEDLARQIRETGARIKFIADGDVAGAIMAAREGTGVDLLLGIGGTPEGIITACAMACMGGTIQGRLWPKDDAERRRALDAGHDLDRVLHTGDLVSGDNVFFVATGITDGELLRGVRYRAETATTSSLVMRSKSGTIREIDSVHRLSKLRAYSAIDFDRAN; encoded by the coding sequence ATGACCGAACAGCACTTGCCTCCGCAACTCGAAGTCAGCCCGGAGGCGCCCGACCGCAACCTCGCCCTCGAACTGGTCCGGGTCACCGAGGCCGCGGCGCTGGCCTCCGCCCGCTGGGTGGGCCGGGGCGACAAGAACGGAGCGGACGGCGCCGCCGTCAGGGCCATGCGCACCCTCGTGCACACCGTGTCGATGAACGGCGTGGTCGTCATCGGCGAGGGCGAGAAGGACGAGGCGCCGATGCTCTACAACGGCGAGCGGATCGGCGACGGCACCGGCCCGGAGTGCGACGTCGCCGTGGACCCGGTGGACGGCACCACGCTGACCGCCAAGGGCATGCCGAACGCCGTGTCGGTGCTCGCCGCCGCGGACCGCGGCACCATGTACGACCCGTCGGCGGTCTTCTACATGGACAAGCTGGTGGCGGGTCCGGAGGCGGCCGAGTTCGTCGACATCACCGCGCCGCCCGCAGTGAACATCCGCCGGGTGGCGAAGGCCAAGGGCGTCGCCGTGGAGAACGTGACGGTCGTGGTGCTCGACCGGCCGCGCCACGAGGACCTGGCCCGTCAGATCCGGGAGACCGGTGCCCGCATCAAGTTCATCGCGGACGGCGACGTGGCGGGCGCGATCATGGCCGCCCGCGAGGGCACCGGCGTGGACCTGCTGCTGGGCATCGGCGGTACCCCGGAGGGCATCATCACCGCCTGCGCGATGGCCTGCATGGGCGGCACGATCCAGGGCCGGCTGTGGCCGAAGGACGACGCGGAGCGGCGCAGGGCGCTGGACGCCGGCCACGACCTGGACCGCGTGCTGCACACCGGCGACCTGGTCAGCGGCGACAACGTGTTCTTCGTGGCGACCGGCATCACCGACGGCGAGCTGCTGCGCGGGGTGCGGTACCGCGCCGAGACGGCCACCACCTCGTCCCTGGTGATGCGGTCGAAGTCCGGCACGATCCGGGAGATCGACTCGGTGCACCGGCTGTCGAAGCTGCGGGCGTACAGCGCGATCGACTTCGACCGCGCGAACTGA
- a CDS encoding cupin domain-containing protein, protein MKDEREFYDAAEVAWREDAGAPGVGERRLSAGADPAVEQTRLARWAPGLDTSAAGVIRHGYYEEVYLLEGELEDLTLGRTFTAGYYASRPPGMPHGPYRTRTGCVMLEIRTPR, encoded by the coding sequence ATGAAGGACGAGCGGGAGTTCTACGACGCGGCGGAGGTCGCGTGGCGGGAGGACGCGGGAGCGCCGGGGGTGGGTGAGCGGCGGCTGTCCGCCGGGGCGGACCCCGCGGTCGAGCAGACCCGGCTGGCGCGCTGGGCTCCGGGGCTGGACACCTCCGCGGCCGGGGTGATCCGGCACGGCTACTACGAGGAGGTGTACCTGCTGGAGGGCGAGTTGGAGGACCTCACGCTCGGCCGCACCTTCACCGCCGGGTACTACGCCTCGCGTCCGCCGGGCATGCCGCACGGCCCGTACCGCACGCGGACCGGGTGCGTGATGCTGGAGATCCGCACCCCGCGGTGA
- a CDS encoding fumarate hydratase: MPEFTYTDLLPLGADPTSYRLVTAEGVSTFEADGRTFLKVEPEALRRLAAEAMHDISHYLRPTHLAQLRRILDDPQASPNDRFVALDLLKNANIAAAGVLPMCQDTGTAIVMGKRGQQVLTAGGDEEALSRGIYDAYTKLNLRYSQMAPLTMWEERNTGSNLPAQIELYATDGGAYKFLFMAKGGGSANKSFLYQETKAVLNEASMMRFLEEKIRSLGTAACPPYHLAIVVGGTSAEFALKTAKYASAHYLDELPAEGSPAGQGFRDRELEQQVFELTQKIGIGAQFGGKYFCHDVRVVRLPRHGASCPVAIAVSCSADRQALAKITAEGVFLEQLETDPARFLPETTDEHLDDDVVRIDLNRPMEEIRAELTKYPVKTRLSLSGPLVVARDIAHAKIKERLDAGEEMPRYLRDHAVYYAGPAKTPEGYASGSFGPTTAGRMDAYVEQFQAAGGSFVMLAKGNRSQQVTDACAAHGGFYLGSIGGPAARLAQDCIKKVDVLEYAELGMEAVWKIEVEDFPAFVVVDDKGNDFFQDPAPSPTFTSIPIRPGA; this comes from the coding sequence ATGCCCGAGTTCACGTACACGGATCTGCTCCCGCTCGGTGCGGACCCCACTTCGTACCGGCTGGTCACCGCCGAGGGCGTCAGCACGTTCGAGGCGGACGGGCGCACCTTCCTGAAGGTCGAGCCCGAGGCGCTGCGGCGGCTGGCGGCCGAGGCCATGCACGACATCTCCCACTACCTGCGCCCCACCCACCTCGCCCAGTTGCGGCGCATCCTGGACGACCCCCAGGCCAGCCCGAACGACCGCTTCGTCGCGCTGGACCTGCTGAAGAACGCGAACATCGCGGCGGCGGGCGTGCTCCCGATGTGCCAGGACACCGGCACCGCGATCGTGATGGGCAAGCGCGGCCAGCAGGTGCTCACCGCGGGCGGCGACGAGGAGGCCCTGTCCCGCGGCATCTACGACGCCTACACGAAGCTGAACCTGCGCTACTCCCAGATGGCCCCGCTGACCATGTGGGAGGAGAGGAACACCGGCTCCAACCTGCCCGCCCAGATCGAGCTGTACGCCACCGACGGCGGCGCGTACAAGTTCCTGTTCATGGCCAAGGGCGGCGGCAGCGCCAACAAGTCCTTCCTCTACCAGGAGACGAAGGCGGTGCTCAACGAGGCGTCCATGATGCGCTTCCTGGAGGAGAAGATCCGCTCGCTCGGCACCGCCGCCTGCCCGCCGTACCACCTGGCGATCGTGGTGGGCGGCACCAGCGCGGAGTTCGCGCTGAAAACGGCGAAGTACGCCTCCGCGCACTACCTGGACGAGCTGCCCGCCGAAGGGTCGCCGGCCGGGCAGGGCTTCCGGGACAGGGAGCTGGAGCAGCAGGTCTTCGAGCTGACCCAGAAGATCGGGATCGGGGCGCAGTTCGGCGGGAAGTACTTCTGCCACGACGTGCGCGTGGTGCGGCTGCCCCGGCACGGCGCATCCTGCCCGGTGGCCATCGCGGTGTCCTGCTCGGCCGACCGGCAGGCGCTGGCGAAGATCACCGCGGAGGGCGTCTTCCTGGAGCAGTTGGAGACCGACCCGGCGCGGTTCCTGCCGGAGACCACCGACGAGCACCTCGACGACGACGTGGTGCGCATCGACCTGAACCGGCCGATGGAGGAGATCCGCGCCGAGCTGACCAAGTACCCGGTCAAGACCCGGCTGTCGCTGTCCGGGCCGCTGGTCGTCGCGCGCGACATCGCGCACGCGAAGATCAAGGAGCGGCTGGACGCGGGCGAGGAGATGCCGCGGTACCTGCGGGACCACGCGGTGTACTACGCCGGCCCGGCCAAGACGCCCGAGGGGTACGCCTCGGGTTCGTTCGGGCCGACCACGGCGGGGCGGATGGACGCGTACGTCGAGCAGTTCCAGGCGGCGGGCGGCTCGTTCGTCATGCTCGCCAAGGGGAACCGCTCGCAGCAGGTGACCGACGCGTGCGCCGCGCACGGTGGCTTCTACCTCGGCTCGATCGGCGGGCCCGCGGCCCGCCTGGCGCAGGACTGCATCAAGAAGGTCGACGTCCTGGAGTACGCCGAGCTCGGGATGGAGGCGGTCTGGAAGATCGAGGTGGAGGACTTCCCGGCGTTCGTCGTCGTGGACGACAAGGGCAACGACTTCTTCCAG
- the ppgK gene encoding polyphosphate--glucose phosphotransferase, which yields MNMFGVDIGGTGIKGAPVDLDRGDLADERFKVLTPHPATPESVADGVAEVVGHFGHTGPLGVTFPGVVVDGVTRTAANVDSGWVGQDARKLLSDRLGQPVVVLNDADAAGVAEMTFGAGRGRGGTVLLLTLGTGIGSALFVDGHLVPNTELGHLELHGHDAEKRASVKAREDEDLSWEHWARRLRKYLAHVEMLFSPDLFVIGGGVSRKPEKFLPLIHGISAEIVPAELQNNAGIVGAAMAAAKL from the coding sequence ATGAACATGTTCGGTGTGGACATCGGCGGTACGGGAATCAAGGGCGCTCCGGTCGACCTCGACCGGGGCGACCTGGCGGACGAGCGGTTCAAGGTGCTGACCCCCCACCCGGCGACCCCGGAGAGCGTCGCCGACGGCGTCGCCGAGGTGGTCGGCCACTTCGGCCACACCGGGCCGCTCGGCGTCACCTTCCCCGGTGTCGTGGTCGACGGCGTGACCCGCACCGCCGCCAACGTGGACAGCGGCTGGGTGGGCCAGGACGCCCGGAAGCTGCTCAGCGACCGCCTCGGCCAGCCGGTGGTCGTGCTCAACGACGCCGACGCCGCCGGGGTCGCCGAGATGACCTTCGGGGCCGGCCGCGGCCGCGGCGGCACCGTCCTGCTGCTCACGCTCGGCACCGGGATCGGCAGCGCCCTGTTCGTGGACGGCCACCTGGTGCCCAACACCGAACTGGGCCACCTCGAACTGCACGGCCACGACGCGGAGAAGCGCGCGTCGGTCAAGGCGCGCGAGGACGAGGACCTGAGCTGGGAGCACTGGGCGCGCCGGCTGAGGAAGTACCTGGCGCACGTGGAGATGCTCTTCTCGCCGGACCTGTTCGTGATCGGCGGCGGGGTGAGCCGGAAGCCCGAGAAGTTCCTGCCGCTGATCCACGGGATCAGCGCGGAGATCGTCCCCGCGGAGTTGCAGAACAACGCCGGGATCGTCGGCGCCGCGATGGCTGCCGCAAAGCTCTGA
- a CDS encoding 4-hydroxy-3-methylbut-2-enyl diphosphate reductase: MDGMTSDSARRVLLAAPRGYCAGVDRAVITVEKALEQYGAPVYVRKQIVHNKYVVQTLEKKGAVFVDETEEVPENAIVIFSAHGVAPVVHQEAAERSLASIDATCPLVTKVHKEAVRYAGEDYDILLIGHEGHEEVVGTMGEAPERMHLVDGPADAAKVKVRDESKVVWLSQTTLSVDETMETVEALQDRFPRLVSPPSDDICYATQNRQVAVKQIAAEADLVIVVGSRNSSNSIRLVEVALQAGAGASYLVDFAEECEDAWLEGVRTVGVTSGASVPEVLVDGVLEWLAARGFDDVSVVTSAQESIQFSLPKELRRDLRAEAAERASAKR; this comes from the coding sequence ATGGACGGCATGACCTCTGACTCCGCCCGCCGTGTCCTCCTCGCCGCCCCTCGCGGGTACTGCGCGGGGGTGGACCGTGCCGTCATCACCGTCGAGAAGGCGCTGGAGCAGTACGGCGCCCCGGTCTACGTCCGCAAGCAGATCGTCCACAACAAGTACGTGGTCCAGACCCTGGAGAAGAAGGGCGCCGTCTTCGTCGACGAGACGGAGGAGGTGCCGGAGAACGCGATCGTGATCTTCTCCGCCCACGGCGTGGCCCCGGTCGTCCACCAGGAGGCCGCCGAGCGCAGTCTCGCCTCCATCGACGCCACCTGCCCGCTGGTCACCAAGGTCCACAAGGAAGCCGTCCGCTACGCCGGCGAGGACTACGACATCCTGCTCATCGGGCACGAGGGCCACGAGGAGGTCGTCGGCACCATGGGCGAGGCCCCCGAGCGCATGCACCTGGTCGACGGCCCCGCCGACGCGGCGAAGGTGAAGGTGCGCGACGAGTCCAAGGTGGTCTGGCTCTCGCAGACGACCCTCTCGGTCGACGAGACCATGGAGACCGTCGAGGCCCTCCAGGACCGCTTCCCGAGGCTCGTCTCGCCGCCCAGCGACGACATCTGCTACGCCACGCAGAACCGCCAGGTCGCGGTGAAGCAGATCGCCGCCGAGGCCGACCTGGTGATCGTGGTCGGCTCGCGCAACTCCTCCAACTCCATCCGGCTCGTCGAGGTCGCCCTCCAGGCCGGCGCCGGCGCGTCGTACCTGGTGGACTTCGCCGAGGAGTGCGAGGACGCCTGGCTGGAGGGCGTGCGCACCGTCGGCGTCACCTCGGGCGCGTCCGTGCCGGAGGTGCTGGTCGACGGGGTGCTGGAGTGGCTGGCCGCGCGCGGCTTCGACGACGTGTCGGTGGTGACCTCCGCGCAGGAGTCGATCCAGTTCTCGCTGCCGAAGGAACTGCGCCGGGATCTGCGTGCGGAGGCCGCGGAGCGGGCATCGGCCAAGAGGTGA
- a CDS encoding tyrosine-type recombinase/integrase codes for MDAAPPSRPRRPPGCAPRTSKAAPSPPSPATTGSAAVRSGRPSPTSCPTTPPPRRTPPPRSRRSIQQTAKHGVYVCPPKTDRSHRTVPLPRMAVTALKAHLRGFPVEGAEGWLFTAPEDGPIVYTHFMDHAWRPACGKAGIPKGTGPHALRHHYASLLIKHGESVKTVSERLGHTNAAMTLNIYTHLWPDSEERSRAAVDKAYADRPDEGEAQATEAA; via the coding sequence GTGGACGCCGCCCCGCCGTCGCGGCCGCGACGGCCACCGGGGTGCGCACCGCGTACCTCGAAGGCCGCTCCATCGCCGCCCTCACCCGCGACCACCGGGTCAGCCGCGGTCCGATCCGGACGGCCATCGCCGACCTCCTGCCCGACCACACCGCCACCGAGGAGGACGCCCCCGCCCCGGAGCCGCCGGTCAATCCAGCAGACCGCGAAGCACGGGGTCTACGTCTGCCCGCCCAAGACGGACCGCTCCCACCGCACGGTCCCACTGCCGCGCATGGCCGTCACCGCGCTCAAGGCCCACCTGAGGGGCTTCCCCGTCGAGGGGGCCGAGGGCTGGCTCTTCACCGCGCCCGAGGACGGACCCATCGTCTACACCCACTTCATGGACCACGCCTGGCGGCCCGCCTGCGGCAAGGCCGGCATCCCGAAGGGCACTGGACCCCACGCTCTGCGGCACCACTACGCCAGCTTGCTCATCAAGCATGGCGAGTCCGTGAAGACCGTCTCCGAGCGCCTCGGCCACACCAACGCGGCCATGACGCTGAACATCTACACCCACCTGTGGCCCGACTCCGAGGAACGGTCCCGGGCCGCCGTCGACAAGGCATACGCAGACCGCCCCGACGAGGGCGAAGCGCAAGCCACCGAGGCGGCATAG